In Staphylococcus lloydii, the following proteins share a genomic window:
- a CDS encoding YSIRK-type signal peptide-containing protein (The YSIRK form of extended signal peptide directs nascent proteins to the cross-wall site, while signal peptides lacking YSIRK direct proteins instead to the cell pole. A large fraction of YSIRK proteins are surface proteins anchored by sortase-mediated processing of a C-terminal LPXTG motif.): MKRYFNDLSKKNYKNYSLRKYKVGVISALVSSVLIFGLYNDTIEAAEGENKQISSAKVTQSNQPAVQQGKASTAQRNKLGTTVGSILGKGVASVDKNGFVTLSDGTKIPFIGSFSGSPAKPKKSPSQNNKQPTVPPVSTPPATDKQPDVKDNQASKQNGVNSNVPLEGSNTSNSQVQPQDNQQQSGNPSPELKGVKPQDSAQNDIKKPQNEGTQDNQNNKQPTAPFIKKQPDAKDNQVSQQNDTANDKAINSSPLEKGNASKSKVQPKDNRKQHGATDEQRRKIKEAVEEIFGKGSVETVDQDGTATLRDGTVVPFVGKFSNPPSQPNKNTVKPSQNNKQPTVPSTSTSPSKEKQPDVKDDQNGVSDELKKQLKESVEEIFGKGSVESVDQDGTVTLRDGTLIPLVKNLPSPPSQPNKNTVKPSQNNNKPSAPLAPSPSPSPFGSPYGNDNGAISPELSDWLLPKRPKNKSEVKPKPQHNNSVGPNNSDSPKGQEVPKGGNTSSNNASVVPPVSPLSPYGSNNGTVSPDLAGWLLPERPKNKSEVKPQTNDSVAPNNNDSSKEQEIPKGENKGGNASSNNTSVVPPSNNTQGSQNPSPKEVPNAMSNSQSQSSQQNQNSQQKPDAKDKENSKPNSGIINQILSNVPIVDGNANNSQDKQKDNPKPEVKDKESSKQNNGIINQILSNVPIVDGNASNNQDKQKDNPKPDAKDKEGSEQNRGNNNQPLSNAPLENSNGSNSQAQPQENQEQSGNQASEMKDMKPQDNAQKDTKKPQNMGEAEGQNNNQPLAPPSTNQQPDVKDKQDSEQNEGNSDKPLSNAPLENGNGSNSQAQPQENQGQSGIQAPEMKDMKPQDNAEKDTKKPQNMGESEGQNNNQPPAPPSTNQQPDMKDKQDSEQNEGNSNKPMNSAPLENGNGSNGQAQPQDNQGQSGNQSPKMKDMKPQDNPQEDIKKPQSMGESEGQNSNQPPVPPTVEPQPEVKDRGDSKQNEGNSDKPMNNVPLGEDNGSNGQAQPQDNQKQSGDQAPKMKDMKSQDNAQKDIKKPQNMSKQEGQNKVAQPPRDASSKLATKPKANPSDHNLNKNGKLALDQSKGHKVKNDDSRVAKANNMMQSTPKAANVKKVQKVAATNNKANVVTAQNMKQGKTTTSATKNKQNASNKKLPNTGDSTPATTPMLGAVLSLLGTIALIGRRKKQQD, encoded by the coding sequence ATGAAGAGATATTTTAATGATTTAAGTAAAAAGAATTACAAAAATTATTCATTAAGAAAGTACAAAGTAGGCGTTATTTCAGCATTAGTTTCTTCAGTTTTAATATTTGGATTATACAATGACACAATTGAAGCTGCTGAAGGAGAAAATAAACAAATTAGTTCAGCAAAAGTTACACAAAGTAACCAACCAGCAGTTCAACAAGGCAAAGCATCAACTGCACAGAGGAATAAATTAGGAACAACAGTTGGATCGATTTTAGGTAAAGGTGTGGCAAGTGTAGACAAAAATGGTTTTGTTACGCTATCAGACGGCACAAAAATACCTTTTATTGGTAGTTTCTCAGGTTCCCCAGCTAAGCCTAAAAAGTCACCCAGTCAAAATAATAAACAACCAACGGTACCACCAGTCTCAACACCACCAGCTACTGATAAACAACCTGATGTAAAAGATAATCAAGCTAGTAAACAAAATGGCGTAAATAGCAATGTTCCGCTAGAAGGTAGTAATACAAGTAATAGTCAGGTCCAACCACAAGACAACCAACAACAATCTGGTAACCCATCACCTGAATTGAAAGGTGTTAAACCACAAGATAGCGCCCAGAACGATATTAAAAAGCCACAAAACGAGGGTACACAAGATAATCAAAATAATAAACAGCCAACGGCACCATTTATTAAGAAGCAACCTGACGCAAAAGATAATCAAGTTAGTCAGCAAAACGATACAGCCAATGATAAAGCGATTAATAGTAGTCCGCTAGAGAAGGGTAATGCAAGTAAAAGTAAGGTCCAGCCAAAAGACAACCGTAAACAACATGGCGCAACAGATGAGCAGAGAAGAAAGATAAAAGAAGCGGTTGAAGAAATTTTTGGTAAAGGTTCTGTGGAAACTGTAGACCAAGATGGCACTGCTACACTAAGAGATGGCACAGTAGTACCTTTTGTAGGTAAATTCTCAAATCCACCATCTCAACCAAATAAGAATACAGTAAAACCAAGTCAAAATAATAAACAGCCAACGGTACCATCAACCTCAACATCACCATCCAAGGAGAAACAACCTGACGTAAAAGATGATCAAAATGGAGTATCAGATGAACTGAAAAAGCAATTGAAAGAATCAGTTGAAGAAATTTTTGGTAAAGGATCTGTCGAAAGTGTAGACCAAGATGGCACTGTAACGCTAAGAGATGGCACATTAATACCGCTTGTTAAAAATTTACCAAGTCCACCATCTCAACCAAATAAGAATACAGTGAAACCAAGTCAAAATAATAATAAGCCATCGGCACCACTAGCCCCATCACCATCACCATCGCCTTTCGGGTCGCCTTATGGTAATGATAATGGAGCAATAAGTCCTGAATTGTCTGATTGGCTTTTACCAAAACGTCCGAAAAACAAATCGGAAGTAAAGCCGAAACCACAACATAATAATTCAGTTGGACCAAATAATAGCGACTCTCCGAAAGGGCAAGAAGTTCCTAAAGGCGGAAATACATCTTCAAATAATGCGAGTGTAGTACCACCAGTTTCACCGTTATCGCCTTATGGTAGTAATAATGGAACAGTAAGCCCCGATTTAGCTGGTTGGCTTTTACCAGAACGTCCGAAAAACAAATCGGAAGTAAAACCACAAACTAATGATTCAGTTGCACCAAATAATAATGACTCTTCAAAAGAGCAAGAAATTCCTAAAGGCGAAAATAAAGGTGGAAATGCATCCTCGAATAATACGAGTGTAGTACCGCCTAGTAATAATACTCAAGGTTCTCAAAACCCATCACCAAAAGAAGTTCCTAATGCGATGTCTAATTCACAATCTCAGTCGTCTCAACAAAATCAAAATTCACAGCAAAAACCAGACGCAAAAGATAAAGAAAATAGTAAACCAAACAGTGGAATCATTAATCAAATACTAAGCAATGTTCCGATTGTAGATGGCAATGCAAATAATAGTCAGGATAAACAAAAAGACAATCCGAAACCAGAAGTAAAAGATAAAGAGAGTAGTAAGCAAAACAATGGAATCATTAATCAAATACTAAGCAATGTTCCGATTGTAGATGGCAATGCAAGTAATAATCAGGACAAACAAAAAGATAATCCAAAACCAGACGCGAAAGATAAAGAAGGTAGTGAACAAAATAGAGGAAATAATAATCAACCATTAAGTAATGCTCCACTAGAAAATAGTAATGGAAGTAATAGTCAGGCCCAACCACAAGAAAATCAAGAACAATCGGGTAATCAAGCATCTGAAATGAAAGACATGAAACCACAAGATAATGCGCAGAAAGATACTAAAAAGCCACAAAACATGGGTGAAGCAGAGGGACAAAATAATAACCAACCACTAGCGCCTCCATCTACGAATCAACAACCAGACGTGAAAGATAAACAGGATAGTGAGCAAAACGAAGGAAACAGTGATAAACCATTAAGTAATGCTCCATTAGAAAATGGTAATGGAAGTAATAGTCAGGCTCAACCACAAGAAAATCAAGGACAATCGGGTATCCAAGCACCTGAAATGAAAGACATGAAGCCACAAGATAACGCGGAGAAAGATACTAAAAAGCCACAAAACATGGGTGAATCAGAGGGACAAAATAATAACCAACCACCAGCGCCTCCATCTACTAATCAACAACCAGACATGAAAGATAAACAGGACAGTGAGCAAAACGAAGGAAACAGTAATAAACCGATGAATAGTGCTCCACTAGAAAATGGTAATGGAAGTAACGGTCAAGCCCAACCACAAGACAATCAAGGACAATCGGGTAATCAATCACCTAAAATGAAAGATATGAAACCACAAGACAACCCGCAAGAAGATATTAAAAAGCCACAAAGCATGGGTGAATCGGAGGGTCAAAATAGTAACCAACCGCCAGTACCACCAACTGTTGAGCCACAGCCTGAGGTTAAAGATAGAGGAGATAGTAAGCAAAACGAAGGAAACAGTGATAAACCGATGAATAATGTTCCGTTAGGGGAAGATAATGGAAGTAATGGTCAGGCCCAACCACAAGACAACCAAAAACAATCGGGTGATCAAGCACCTAAAATGAAAGACATGAAATCACAAGATAATGCGCAGAAAGATATTAAAAAGCCACAAAATATGAGTAAACAAGAGGGTCAAAATAAAGTAGCACAACCTCCAAGAGATGCTTCAAGTAAATTAGCTACAAAACCAAAAGCTAATCCATCTGATCACAACTTAAATAAAAATGGAAAATTAGCATTAGACCAATCTAAAGGCCATAAAGTGAAAAATGATGATTCACGTGTAGCGAAAGCTAATAATATGATGCAATCAACGCCAAAAGCAGCTAATGTTAAAAAAGTTCAGAAAGTGGCAGCGACAAATAATAAGGCGAATGTTGTAACTGCACAAAACATGAAACAAGGAAAAACTACTACGTCTGCAACGAAAAATAAACAAAATGCATCTAATAAGAAATTACCAAATACTGGGGATAGTACTCCAGCCACTACACCAATGCTAGGTGCAGTATTATCATTATTAGGTACTATAGCTTTAATAGGTAGACGTAAAAAGCAACAAGATTAA